One genomic window of Scatophagus argus isolate fScaArg1 chromosome 16, fScaArg1.pri, whole genome shotgun sequence includes the following:
- the si:busm1-163l24.3 gene encoding uncharacterized protein si:busm1-163l24.3 isoform X2, whose product MAEPGRTVRVSGLPTDTDDDRLKDKLFIHFLRKRNGGGEIESVTIVKATPVSALITFEDSRVAQRVIQHGPHVLEVDGKQYEVTITEHLEKPDPDKVILNLSGIVDCGQLPGGVMALTSLHKSHPDIQINPLAEGGLYTVRGPYSKVQDALAQLLGQPGRPQSTENKESGQPVNADSSYVLVGQKPQTQESEDRSRKLNKQREQREKVRTDRSSDEYNSGSHRDLTPGGYGWEDTGQTEGAALQLPEPPAMSQEDFLLIVDADMFQYLQKHHRKEYQRILTQHGVDVVDMTSQGLTSLYLQVATAAGEDGQDQECLKLARNALSVFFQENETRIHRAQLPKSILSPRGGLQRAKENLCVRFPKLLLNEDDRNIYIVGSISDVSDAKQFLMEHNEVRAKKEDVSSLLRFPSYDLGSPAHADEQRVPLSTSSTLDPVNDRIDQLLRSEEDEKRAEGARRYKLAARFKDTGLAALGSRPTDFSLRGGLSSSSRQTRLGPVLGHDVLSDTAENAGQKGSRALAQNTGGDILFKSGDALPSAASTQNKPSLNSHVIDNQPKTLTSPLSTPPSNLSGRTSLPSAVSGSTLKRASSFSGTPRQKAHVTGQRSQDDTDKPTVRARTRSSSFTHQMGRDKQGGYNAEITLSFVMWQHIKEAYSSRVDDLTSDVQMKASRPGGSSDLTLTLIGANSSKVSSCQQGLQKLIDSVGADFSVLDLHLSELGITNPSDETLQACCAEVRSRFKKITIQIFKTSLFLLGPKQLCSQVGALLREVFSGDLAQMPDQQNFSTTSTSNGNLSLCLQMNEDQRTTPQVMLESQTSKADGTGCSQEKRTNNRSDFQETELVNGSVSQPLVRKDPVVKEKVKVVGTVEIDGQKTETSVRDPRTANDESAKRVNGVRSTETRTDEETVPHAKPRPVRFTQKEIGQKRRTEIGETTEESRVCHETEPTKRGIQGIMSHAKLNISIPGCAKDSAIKITYRIPDGIQGEGHPSPGKPFQGGVFEAFLPDCEKTKKLLPRLEKAFRHGLTFTVIEKETGGRVAWDCIPHKTSLCGGKSGNSYPDSTYLTRLSEVLTSHGIEETPAKS is encoded by the exons ATGGCAGAGCCGGGCAGGACTGTGAGGGTGAGCGGTCTGCCCACAGACACTGACGATGATAGGCTGAAAGACAAGCTATTTATCCACTTCCTGAGGAAAAGGAACGGTGGAGGAGAAATAGAGTCTGTCACCATCGTCAAGGCAACGCCCGTCTCTGCCCTCATCACCTTTGAGGACAGCAGAG TGGCACAGAGAGTCATTCAACACGGGCCGCATGTTCTGGAAGTCGATGGAAAGCAGTATGAAGTCACCATAACTGAGCACCTTGAGAAGCCGGACCCAGACAAG GTCATCCTAAATTTGTCAGGAATTGTCGACTGCGGGCAGCTTCCTGGAGGAGTAATGGCGTTGACAAGCCTTCATAAGAGTCACCCTGATATCCAGATAAACCCTCTTGCAGAGGGGGGTTTGTACACAGTGCGTGGCCCTTATTCCAAAGTTCAGGATGCCTTGGCACAGCTGCTTGGCCAACCCGGACGTCCACAATCAACAGAGAACAAAGAGTCGGGTCAGCCTGTCAACGCTGACTCTTCGTATGTTCTGGTGGGCCAGAAACCTCAAACTCAGGAGTCTGAAGATCGGAGCAGGAAGCTTAACAAGCAAAgggaacaaagagagaaagttcGCACTGACAGGTCATCTGATGAGTACAACTCAGGCTCACATAGAGACCTGACACCAGGTGGTTATGGCTGGGAAGATACTGGCCAGACAGAgggtgcagctctgcagcttccTGAACCTCCTGCCATGTCACAGGAGGACTTCTTACTAATTGTGGATGCAGACATGTTCCAGTATCTGCAGAAACACCATCGAAAAGAATACCAGCGAATCCTTACTCAGCATGGTGTTGATGTGGTGGATATGACCAGTCAGGGGCTGACTAGTCTGTATTTGCAGGTTGCAACAGCAGCAGGGGAGGATGGTCAAGATCAGGAGTGCCTGAAGTTGGCGAGGAACGcattaagtgtttttttccaAGAGAATGAGACCAGGATCCACCGAGCCCAGCTCCCTAAGAGTATCCTGTCCCCCAGGGGGGGCTTGCAAAGGGCAAAGGAGAACTTATGTGTACGATTTCCCAAACTTCTTCTGAATGAAGATGACCGCAATATATACATTGTTGGCAGCATTAGCGACGTGTCTGACGCCAAGCAGTTTCTGATGGAGCACAACGAAGTGAGAGCAAAAAAAGAGGATGTATCCAGTCTTCTCAGATTTCCTTCATATGATTTAGGTTCACCAGCTCATGCTGATGAGCAGAGAGTCCCCCTCAGCACATCCTCCACTTTAGATCCTGTGAATGATAGGATAGATCAGCTGCTGAGgtcagaggaggatgagaagagagCTGAAGGGGCTAGAAGGTATAAACTAGCTGCTCGGTTTAAGGATACAGGACTTGCTGCATTAGGCAGTCGGCCAACTGACTTCAGCTTACGAGGAGGACTCTCATCTTCGAGCAGACAAACACGCCTTGGGCCGGTATTAGGGCATGATGTGCTGTCAGATACGGCAGAGAACGCTGGCCAAAAAGGCTCCAGAGCGTTAGCACAAAACACTGGTGGGGACATTCTGTTTAAGAGTGGAGATGCTTTGCCTTCTGCTGCGTCTACGCAGAACAAACCCTCATTGAACTCACATGTAATTGATAATCAACCTAAGACTTTAACCTCCCCCTTGAGCACACCTCCGTCCAATTTGTCAGGAAGAACCTCACTTCCATCTGCTGTTTCTGGCTCCACCTTGAAGCGAGCCAGTAGTTTCTCAGGAACGCCTCGACAGAAGGCCCATGTTACAGGCCAGAGGAGTCAAGACGACACAGACAAGCCCACAGTGAGAGCCAGGACCAGGTCCTCTAGCTTCACTCATCAAATGGGAAGAGACAAGCAGGGAGGTTATAATGCAGAGATTACACTTTCGTTTGTGATGTGGCAGCACATAAAAGAAGCCTACAGCAGCCGAGTGGACGACCTGACTTCTGATGTCCAGATGAAAGCGAGCCGCCCAGGGGGCAGTAGTGATCTGACTCTCACCTTAATAGGGGCAAACTCATCCAAAGTGAGTTCATGTCAGCAAGGTCTACAGAAGCTTATTGATTCGGTGGGTGCAGATTTCTCTGTGCTGGATCTGCACTTGTCAGAGCTGGGCATCACCAACCCATCTGATGAAACCTTGCAGGCTTGTTGTGCTGAGGTGCGTAGTCGATTCAAGAAGATTACCATCCAGATTTTTAAGACAAGCTTATTTCTTCTTGGTCCAAAACAGCTGTGTTCTCAGGTAGGTGCTTTGCTACGGGAGGTGTTTTCTGGAGATTTAGCCCAGATGCCTGACCAGCAGAACTTCTCTACCACCTCTACCTCCAACGGGAATCTATCCCTGTGTTTACAAATGAATGAGGACCAAAGAACAACTCCTCAGGTCATGCTGGAGAGCCAAACAAGCAAAGCAGATGGAACTGGTTGTAGTCaggaaaagagaacaaacaacagaagtgaCTTCCAAGAGACAGAGCTTGTGAATGGATCTGTCAGCCAGCCGTTAGTGAGGAAAGACCCTGTTGTTAAGGAGAAAGTGAAAGTTGTAGGTACAGTGGAGATAGATGGACAGAAGACTGAGACGTCTGTCAGGGACCCAAGAACAGCAAACGACGAAAGTGCAAAACGTGTAAATGGTGTCAGGTCAACTGAAACCCGTACTGATGAAGAGACGGTCCCTCACGCCAAACCGAGACCCGTACGCTTCACACAAAAGGAAATTGGACAGAAAAGACGAACAGAAATCGGAGAAACCACAGAGGAATCCAG AGTTTGCCATGAGACAGAGCCAACAAAACGGGGCATCCAGGGCATAATGAGCCACGCTAAGCTAAACATCAGCATACCAGGATGCGCAAAAGACTCTGCTATCAAGATCACGTACCGCATCCCTGACGGTATCCAAGGG GAGGGTCACCCTTCTCCAGGAAAACCATTTCAAGGAGGCGTGTTTGAAGCCTTCCTTCCTGACTGCGAGAAGACAAAGAAGCTGCTTCCCAGGCTGGAGAAAGCCTTCAGGCACGGCCTCACCTTCACAGTGATAGAAAAAGAGACAGGTGGCAGGGTCGCCTGGGACTGCATCCCACACAAGACCAGCCTGTGTGGAGGCAAATCAGG GAACAGTTACCCAGATTCCACTTACCTCACTCGCTTGTCAGAGGTCTTGACCTCCCACGGGATTGAGGAGACGCCGGCCAAGTCTTAA
- the si:busm1-163l24.3 gene encoding uncharacterized protein si:busm1-163l24.3 isoform X1, whose product MAEPGRTVRVSGLPTDTDDDRLKDKLFIHFLRKRNGGGEIESVTIVKATPVSALITFEDSRVAQRVIQHGPHVLEVDGKQYEVTITEHLEKPDPDKVILNLSGIVDCGQLPGGVMALTSLHKSHPDIQINPLAEGGLYTVRGPYSKVQDALAQLLGQPGRPQSTENKESGQPVNADSSYVLVGQKPQTQESEDRSRKLNKQREQREKVRTDRSSDEYNSGSHRDLTPGGYGWEDTGQTEGAALQLPEPPAMSQEDFLLIVDADMFQYLQKHHRKEYQRILTQHGVDVVDMTSQGLTSLYLQVATAAGEDGQDQECLKLARNALSVFFQENETRIHRAQLPKSILSPRGGLQRAKENLCVRFPKLLLNEDDRNIYIVGSISDVSDAKQFLMEHNEVRAKKEDVSSLLRFPSYDLGSPAHADEQRVPLSTSSTLDPVNDRIDQLLRSEEDEKRAEGARRYKLAARFKDTGLAALGSRPTDFSLRGGLSSSSRQTRLGPVLGHDVLSDTAENAGQKGSRALAQNTGGDILFKSGDALPSAASTQNKPSLNSHVIDNQPKTLTSPLSTPPSNLSGRTSLPSAVSGSTLKRASSFSGTPRQKAHVTGQRSQDDTDKPTVRARTRSSSFTHQMGRDKQGGYNAEITLSFVMWQHIKEAYSSRVDDLTSDVQMKASRPGGSSDLTLTLIGANSSKVSSCQQGLQKLIDSVGADFSVLDLHLSELGITNPSDETLQACCAEVRSRFKKITIQIFKTSLFLLGPKQLCSQVGALLREVFSGDLAQMPDQQNFSTTSTSNGNLSLCLQMNEDQRTTPQVMLESQTSKADGTGCSQEKRTNNRSDFQETELVNGSVSQPLVRKDPVVKEKVKVVGTVEIDGQKTETSVRDPRTANDESAKRVNGVRSTETRTDEETVPHAKPRPVRFTQKEIGQKRRTEIGETTEESRSGLGDPGWICVCCENEKLMMRTKCGIALCSKCLDTVHVHCRVCHETEPTKRGIQGIMSHAKLNISIPGCAKDSAIKITYRIPDGIQGEGHPSPGKPFQGGVFEAFLPDCEKTKKLLPRLEKAFRHGLTFTVIEKETGGRVAWDCIPHKTSLCGGKSGNSYPDSTYLTRLSEVLTSHGIEETPAKS is encoded by the exons ATGGCAGAGCCGGGCAGGACTGTGAGGGTGAGCGGTCTGCCCACAGACACTGACGATGATAGGCTGAAAGACAAGCTATTTATCCACTTCCTGAGGAAAAGGAACGGTGGAGGAGAAATAGAGTCTGTCACCATCGTCAAGGCAACGCCCGTCTCTGCCCTCATCACCTTTGAGGACAGCAGAG TGGCACAGAGAGTCATTCAACACGGGCCGCATGTTCTGGAAGTCGATGGAAAGCAGTATGAAGTCACCATAACTGAGCACCTTGAGAAGCCGGACCCAGACAAG GTCATCCTAAATTTGTCAGGAATTGTCGACTGCGGGCAGCTTCCTGGAGGAGTAATGGCGTTGACAAGCCTTCATAAGAGTCACCCTGATATCCAGATAAACCCTCTTGCAGAGGGGGGTTTGTACACAGTGCGTGGCCCTTATTCCAAAGTTCAGGATGCCTTGGCACAGCTGCTTGGCCAACCCGGACGTCCACAATCAACAGAGAACAAAGAGTCGGGTCAGCCTGTCAACGCTGACTCTTCGTATGTTCTGGTGGGCCAGAAACCTCAAACTCAGGAGTCTGAAGATCGGAGCAGGAAGCTTAACAAGCAAAgggaacaaagagagaaagttcGCACTGACAGGTCATCTGATGAGTACAACTCAGGCTCACATAGAGACCTGACACCAGGTGGTTATGGCTGGGAAGATACTGGCCAGACAGAgggtgcagctctgcagcttccTGAACCTCCTGCCATGTCACAGGAGGACTTCTTACTAATTGTGGATGCAGACATGTTCCAGTATCTGCAGAAACACCATCGAAAAGAATACCAGCGAATCCTTACTCAGCATGGTGTTGATGTGGTGGATATGACCAGTCAGGGGCTGACTAGTCTGTATTTGCAGGTTGCAACAGCAGCAGGGGAGGATGGTCAAGATCAGGAGTGCCTGAAGTTGGCGAGGAACGcattaagtgtttttttccaAGAGAATGAGACCAGGATCCACCGAGCCCAGCTCCCTAAGAGTATCCTGTCCCCCAGGGGGGGCTTGCAAAGGGCAAAGGAGAACTTATGTGTACGATTTCCCAAACTTCTTCTGAATGAAGATGACCGCAATATATACATTGTTGGCAGCATTAGCGACGTGTCTGACGCCAAGCAGTTTCTGATGGAGCACAACGAAGTGAGAGCAAAAAAAGAGGATGTATCCAGTCTTCTCAGATTTCCTTCATATGATTTAGGTTCACCAGCTCATGCTGATGAGCAGAGAGTCCCCCTCAGCACATCCTCCACTTTAGATCCTGTGAATGATAGGATAGATCAGCTGCTGAGgtcagaggaggatgagaagagagCTGAAGGGGCTAGAAGGTATAAACTAGCTGCTCGGTTTAAGGATACAGGACTTGCTGCATTAGGCAGTCGGCCAACTGACTTCAGCTTACGAGGAGGACTCTCATCTTCGAGCAGACAAACACGCCTTGGGCCGGTATTAGGGCATGATGTGCTGTCAGATACGGCAGAGAACGCTGGCCAAAAAGGCTCCAGAGCGTTAGCACAAAACACTGGTGGGGACATTCTGTTTAAGAGTGGAGATGCTTTGCCTTCTGCTGCGTCTACGCAGAACAAACCCTCATTGAACTCACATGTAATTGATAATCAACCTAAGACTTTAACCTCCCCCTTGAGCACACCTCCGTCCAATTTGTCAGGAAGAACCTCACTTCCATCTGCTGTTTCTGGCTCCACCTTGAAGCGAGCCAGTAGTTTCTCAGGAACGCCTCGACAGAAGGCCCATGTTACAGGCCAGAGGAGTCAAGACGACACAGACAAGCCCACAGTGAGAGCCAGGACCAGGTCCTCTAGCTTCACTCATCAAATGGGAAGAGACAAGCAGGGAGGTTATAATGCAGAGATTACACTTTCGTTTGTGATGTGGCAGCACATAAAAGAAGCCTACAGCAGCCGAGTGGACGACCTGACTTCTGATGTCCAGATGAAAGCGAGCCGCCCAGGGGGCAGTAGTGATCTGACTCTCACCTTAATAGGGGCAAACTCATCCAAAGTGAGTTCATGTCAGCAAGGTCTACAGAAGCTTATTGATTCGGTGGGTGCAGATTTCTCTGTGCTGGATCTGCACTTGTCAGAGCTGGGCATCACCAACCCATCTGATGAAACCTTGCAGGCTTGTTGTGCTGAGGTGCGTAGTCGATTCAAGAAGATTACCATCCAGATTTTTAAGACAAGCTTATTTCTTCTTGGTCCAAAACAGCTGTGTTCTCAGGTAGGTGCTTTGCTACGGGAGGTGTTTTCTGGAGATTTAGCCCAGATGCCTGACCAGCAGAACTTCTCTACCACCTCTACCTCCAACGGGAATCTATCCCTGTGTTTACAAATGAATGAGGACCAAAGAACAACTCCTCAGGTCATGCTGGAGAGCCAAACAAGCAAAGCAGATGGAACTGGTTGTAGTCaggaaaagagaacaaacaacagaagtgaCTTCCAAGAGACAGAGCTTGTGAATGGATCTGTCAGCCAGCCGTTAGTGAGGAAAGACCCTGTTGTTAAGGAGAAAGTGAAAGTTGTAGGTACAGTGGAGATAGATGGACAGAAGACTGAGACGTCTGTCAGGGACCCAAGAACAGCAAACGACGAAAGTGCAAAACGTGTAAATGGTGTCAGGTCAACTGAAACCCGTACTGATGAAGAGACGGTCCCTCACGCCAAACCGAGACCCGTACGCTTCACACAAAAGGAAATTGGACAGAAAAGACGAACAGAAATCGGAGAAACCACAGAGGAATCCAGGTCAGGCCTGGGAGACCCGGggtggatctgtgtgtgttgtgagaaTGAGAAGTTGATGATGAGAACTAAGTGTGGCATTGCCTTGTGCTCAAAGTGCCTGGACACTGTACATGTCCACTGCAGAGTTTGCCATGAGACAGAGCCAACAAAACGGGGCATCCAGGGCATAATGAGCCACGCTAAGCTAAACATCAGCATACCAGGATGCGCAAAAGACTCTGCTATCAAGATCACGTACCGCATCCCTGACGGTATCCAAGGG GAGGGTCACCCTTCTCCAGGAAAACCATTTCAAGGAGGCGTGTTTGAAGCCTTCCTTCCTGACTGCGAGAAGACAAAGAAGCTGCTTCCCAGGCTGGAGAAAGCCTTCAGGCACGGCCTCACCTTCACAGTGATAGAAAAAGAGACAGGTGGCAGGGTCGCCTGGGACTGCATCCCACACAAGACCAGCCTGTGTGGAGGCAAATCAGG GAACAGTTACCCAGATTCCACTTACCTCACTCGCTTGTCAGAGGTCTTGACCTCCCACGGGATTGAGGAGACGCCGGCCAAGTCTTAA
- the phb gene encoding prohibitin, with product MAKLFESIGKLGLALAIGGGVVNSALFNVDAGHRAVIFDRFRGVQDAVVGEGTHFLIPWVQKPIIFDCRSRPRNVPVITGSKDLQNVNITLRILFRPVTGQLPRIFTSIGEDYDERVLPSITTEVLKSVVARFDAGELITQRELVSRQVSEDLTERAATFGLILDDVSLTHLTFGKEFTEAVEMKQVAQQEAERARFVVEKAEQQKQAAIISAEGDSQAALLIANSLMEAGDGLVELRKLEAAEDIAFQLSRSRNVTYLPSGQGTLLQLPQ from the exons ATGGCCAAGCTGTTTGAGTCCATTGGGAAGCTGGGGCTGGCCCTCGCCATTGGTGGAGGCGTTGTGAACTCGGCACTTTTCAATG TTGATGCAGGGCACCGAGCTGTGATATTTGATCGGTTCAGAGGAGTGCAAGACGCTGTTGTTGGTGAAGGGACCCACTTCCTGATTCCGTGGGTTCAGAAACCCATCATCTTTGATTGTCGTTCCCGTCCACGCAACGTGCCTGTCATCACAGGCAGCAAAG ATCTGCAGAATGTAAACATCACATTGCGTATCCTCTTCCGGCCAGTGACTGGCCAGTTGCCACGCATCTTCACCAGTATTGGTGAAGACTATGATGAGAGGGTGCTGCCATCTATCACCACAGAGGTTTTAAAGTCTGTAGTG GCTCGGTTTGATGCAGGTGAGCTCATCACCCAGAGAGAGCTTGTGTCTCGGCAGGTTAGTGAGGACCTTACGGAAAGAGCCGCCACCTTCGGCCTCATCTTGGATGACGTTTCCCTG acACACTTAACCTTTGGCAAGGAATTCACAGAGGCTGTTGAGATGAAGCAGGTGGCtcagcaggaggcagagagggcCCGTTTCGTTGTAGAAAAG GCAGAGCAACAGAAGCAGGCAGCCATCATTTCAGCCGAGGGAGACTCCCAGGCTGCCCTGCTCATCGCCAACTCCCTGATGGAGGCCGGCGATGGTCTGGTAGAGCTTCGTAAGCTGGAGGCAGCTGAGGACATCGCTTTCCAGCTCTCCCGCTCCCGCAACGTCACTTACCTGCCCTCAGGACAGGGCACATTGCTCCAGTTGCCACAGTGA
- the znf652 gene encoding zinc finger protein 652 has product MKSCKSLKEEVSVPGLGGMSQEEGRRAPVSQSYFHSPNPDLDLTGKLYKREVGGKPYSVLVDNKMAAKTCVGDQNIGQVPTQHVTQQQHQQYFREGGAGKEVGTQGSQAGNNGTSDDTEDDDDDEEEEGEEEEEEDGETESFNREQIIVEVNLNNQTLHVSKGDNKTGTTADDSERAGSDDDDDNDDDDEEEEEEEEEEESPDEEEEEEDEEDEIESQRTRSKRGRRGASSTAAASQPRRKSLRTALSTATAGMTTRGRRKRMEPPKSKRRSARSAPSSAGGKAEVEEKEMLACEKCPRVFNTRWYLEKHMNVTHRRMQICDKCGKKFVLESELALHQQTDCEKNIQCVSCNKSFKKLWSLHEHIKIVHGYAEKKFSCEICEKKFYTMAHVRKHMVAHTKDMPFTCETCGKSFKRSMSLKVHSLQHSGEKPFRCENCDERFQYKYQLRSHMSIHIGHKQFMCQWCGKDFNMKQYFDEHMKTHTGEKPFICEICGKSFTSRPNMKRHRRTHTGEKPYPCEVCGQRFRFSNMLKAHKEKCFRVTSPVVLQTSGPPVPVRIFANTFSSSSSSPPGPGPSAVTPATTSAPLGLSPTAGPMPPRGPMGHTFSHVTLHSTTSHHHPHAPTTQQHLSNTPQHAPPHPHHHLAVPPVSHLPPPPALFKSEPLNHCGHEDNSYLHHMAPPDKGPGAPQHH; this is encoded by the exons atgaAATCCTGCAAGAGCCTCAAGGAAGAGGTGTCCGTCCCAGGCCTTGGCGGGATGTCACAGGAGGAAGGACGCAGGGCGCCAGTGTCCCAGTCTTATTTTCATTCCCCTAACCCAGATCTGGATCTGACAGGCAAGCTTTATAAGAGGGAGGTTGGTGGTAAGCCTTATTCTGTGCTAGTGGACAATAAAATGGCAGCCAAAACATGCGTGGGAGACCAGAACATTGGTCAGGTGCCCACTCAACATGTGACtcaacagcaacatcagcagtatttcagagagggaggagcaggGAAAGAGGTGGGGACGCAGGGATCCCAGGCTGGCAATAACGGCACCTCTGACGACACTGAagatgatgacgacgatgaggaagaggagggtgaggaggaggaggaggaggatggggagaCCGAGAGCTTCAATCGTGAACAGATCATTGTCGAGGTTAACCTGAACAACCAGACACTTCACGTGTCCAAGGGGGACAACAAAACTGGCACCACAGCTGATGACTCTGAGAGAGCTGGcagcgatgatgatgatgacaacgacgacgacgatgaggaggaggaagaagaggaggaggaagaggagagccctgatgaagaagaggaagaagaggatgaggaggatgagatTGAGAGTCAACGAACAAGGTCAAAGAGGGGCCGTCGGGGTGCTAGTAGCACAGCAGCTGCCAGCCAGCCACGGAGGAAAAGCCTGAGAACAGCTCTGAGCACAGCCACTGCAGGAATGACCACCAGGGGCCGGCGGAAGCGCATGGAGCCTCCAAAGAGCAAGCGCAGGTCTGCCAGGTCAGCCCCATCGTCTGCAGGGGGGaaagcagaggtggaggagaaggagatgcTGGCGTGTGAAAAGTGCCCCCGAGTGTTCAACACGCGCTGGTATTTGGAGAAGCACATGAACGTCACACACAGGCGAATGCAGATTTGCGACAAGTGTGGCAAGAAGTTTGTCCTGGAGAGTGAGCTGGCCTTACACCAGCAGACTGACTGTGAAAAGAACATCCAG TGTGTCTCCTGCAACAAGTCTTTTAAGAAGCTGTGGTCACTGCATGAGCACATTAAGATTGTGCACGGCTATGCCGAAAAGAAGTTCTCGTGTGAAATCTGTGAGAAGAAGTTCTACACTATGGCACACGTCCGTAAGCACATGGTTG CTCACACTAAGGACATGCCATTTACCTGTGAGACATGCGGGAAGTCGTTTAAACGCAGCATGTCTTTAAAAGTTCACTCACTCCAGCACTCTGGAGAGAAGCCCTTCCGTTGTGAG AACTGTGACGAGCGGTTCCAGTACAAGTACCAGCTGCGCTCCCACATGAGCATTCACATCGGACACAAGCAGTTCATGTGCCAATGGTGTGGCAAAGACTTCAACATGAAACAGTATTTTGACgagcacatgaaaacacacacag GAGAGAAGCCTTTCATTTGTGAGATTTGCGGGAAGAGCTTCACCAGCCGCCCCAATATGAAGCGCCACCGCCGCACCCATACTGGGGAGAAGCCCTATCCCTGCGAGGTGTGCGGCCAGCGCTTCCGCTTCTCCAACATGCTCAAAGCACACAAAGAGAAGTGTTTCCGGGTCACCAGCCCCGTGGTTCTGCAGACCAGTGGCCCGCCTGTGCCTGTCCGAATCTTTGCCAacaccttctcctcctcgtcttcttccCCACCTGGCCCCGGTCCTTCAGCCGTCACCCCAGCCACCACATCAGCACCCCTGGGTCTCAGTCCGACAGCAGGCCCCATGCCTCCACGAGGCCCTATGGGACACACATTCTCCCACGTGACGCTCCACTCAACCACCTCTCACCATCATCCCCATGCTCCAACAACCCAGCAACACCTTTCAAACACACCTCAACACGCCCCGcctcacccccaccaccacctggCCGTGCCCCCAGTCTCCCACCTGCCCCCACCCCCGGCCCTTTTCAAGAGTGAGCCCTTAAACCACTGTGGGCATGAGGACAACAGCTACCTGCATCACATGGCTCCCCCTGACAAGGGCCCCGGGGCCCCACAGCACCACTGA